The following proteins are co-located in the Alistipes sp. ZOR0009 genome:
- a CDS encoding O-antigen ligase family protein produces the protein MTNRVILFSHLLLAIVCCTPYFLLSTYIGYIVAAIIVFITLLTSIKHPNALLIILKKHSKSIFLYLIFFIIALINIIFSDTNVKLGHIFFFCSFIGMYFIGITSQLTPNLKKNITWFFIIINLANCIISLPNLFDDNVWISRRITSGEATDEEITFARLSGICNYSYYMLQAVLVPFILEFIKIRENSLFKKLIIFSSVVVILIVVLMSTYFAAFLNLLLIMLIYATYNIKKNGLKILTIITIISIATVTSFNSISKNETFMYVIEKFERMTNGVSNKGLIEGDETERGKLTINSINTFKKNPIMGVGPQDYRKYDLVGGHSFWFDFFAQYGIIFLLFSISIFFMFYENKYANNFSKIRKLCFLIIMLSSFGNPLLLSPFVYYFCFILLW, from the coding sequence ATGACTAATAGGGTTATTTTATTTTCCCACTTACTACTTGCTATTGTTTGCTGTACACCCTATTTTTTACTATCAACTTACATTGGCTACATAGTTGCAGCAATAATTGTTTTTATAACATTATTGACCTCTATAAAGCACCCTAATGCATTATTAATAATTTTAAAAAAACATTCAAAATCAATATTTTTATATCTTATATTTTTTATAATTGCTTTAATAAATATAATATTTAGTGATACAAATGTCAAATTAGGCCATATCTTTTTTTTCTGCAGTTTTATAGGAATGTATTTTATAGGAATAACATCACAACTAACCCCAAACTTAAAAAAAAATATAACTTGGTTTTTTATTATAATAAATCTAGCAAACTGCATAATTTCTCTCCCAAATCTTTTTGATGATAATGTATGGATTAGCCGACGAATTACGTCTGGAGAAGCAACTGATGAGGAAATAACATTTGCAAGGTTATCTGGTATCTGTAACTACTCTTATTATATGCTGCAAGCTGTTTTAGTGCCATTTATACTCGAATTTATAAAAATCAGAGAAAATTCTCTTTTTAAAAAATTAATTATATTTTCATCAGTAGTGGTCATTTTGATTGTTGTTCTTATGAGTACCTACTTTGCTGCTTTTCTCAACCTACTTCTTATAATGCTAATTTATGCAACATATAACATTAAAAAAAATGGACTAAAAATACTAACAATAATAACAATTATCTCAATTGCTACTGTTACTTCTTTTAATAGCATAAGTAAAAATGAAACATTTATGTATGTGATCGAAAAATTTGAACGAATGACTAATGGCGTCTCAAATAAAGGGCTAATTGAAGGGGATGAAACAGAAAGAGGAAAGCTTACAATAAATAGCATAAACACATTTAAAAAAAATCCGATAATGGGGGTTGGACCACAAGACTACAGAAAGTATGATTTAGTGGGAGGTCATTCATTTTGGTTCGATTTTTTTGCACAATATGGAATAATATTTCTCCTATTTTCAATATCTATATTTTTTATGTTTTATGAAAATAAATATGCTAATAATTTTAGTAAAATTAGAAAATTATGCTTTTTAATAATCATGCTAAGTAGTTTTGGAAACCCGCTACTTCTTTCTCCATTTGTTTACTATTTTTGCTTTATTCTTTTATGGTAG
- a CDS encoding oligosaccharide flippase family protein, with translation MSILLKRLLSNNFIKRGGFSVFLSTLLSKIFAFIGSILIVRILDQNVVGIINFVRSHILVFMPLVGLGIGQALLRYGSYKKNGHYKKKLYLFSIKKGFKFSIFITITFAILSVFFSSEVKSSLYYFLAYAFYIITYFFFEVYSSYIRVSNNNQRYAKLLVIFSIVSLILSLLCGYIWNGIGYIIGIVIAPLITLLLFDPSIIRRIPNKTIETSTTKELEKFGRHLSFGSVANQLSLVIDIIIVGYFVKNTALIAIYTIGTLIPTNLLFIPSTYFLADFVHISENGNKKGFTRLYIKRYLTIFVPISLVLGLLIFIFSNDIIQLLFGSIYNNSVAILNIYTVGMIGSFLLRIPAGNILSAIGFARFNANMSYIFLIINIISSVLFTYYYGIKGAAISSSIIVWSSGIISSFYLLKKIK, from the coding sequence ATGAGTATCTTATTAAAAAGGTTACTCTCTAATAATTTTATAAAAAGAGGAGGTTTTTCTGTATTCCTATCAACACTTTTGTCTAAAATATTTGCGTTTATTGGTTCCATCCTAATTGTAAGAATTTTAGATCAAAACGTTGTCGGCATCATTAACTTTGTGCGAAGCCATATATTAGTATTTATGCCATTAGTAGGCTTAGGTATTGGACAAGCACTTTTAAGATATGGTAGTTACAAAAAAAATGGACACTATAAAAAGAAGCTATATCTTTTTTCAATTAAAAAGGGTTTCAAATTTTCTATATTTATAACTATAACATTTGCAATATTAAGTGTATTTTTTTCTTCGGAAGTTAAATCAAGTTTATATTACTTTTTAGCTTATGCTTTTTACATAATAACGTACTTTTTTTTCGAAGTATATTCGTCATATATACGCGTTTCCAATAATAACCAAAGATATGCAAAACTGCTTGTAATTTTTAGTATTGTAAGTTTAATACTATCACTTTTATGCGGATATATTTGGAATGGAATTGGATACATTATAGGAATTGTAATTGCACCATTAATCACCTTATTGCTATTTGATCCATCAATAATAAGAAGAATACCAAATAAGACAATAGAAACTAGTACAACAAAAGAATTAGAAAAATTTGGAAGACATCTTAGTTTTGGAAGTGTTGCTAACCAACTTAGTCTTGTAATAGATATAATTATTGTAGGATATTTTGTTAAAAACACAGCATTAATAGCAATATATACTATAGGAACATTAATTCCTACTAATTTACTTTTTATACCATCTACTTATTTTTTAGCAGATTTTGTACATATAAGCGAAAATGGAAATAAAAAAGGATTTACTAGATTATATATAAAACGATATCTAACAATTTTTGTACCAATATCCCTAGTTCTGGGTTTACTGATATTCATTTTTAGCAACGATATTATTCAACTACTATTTGGCTCTATATACAATAATTCTGTAGCAATACTAAACATATATACTGTTGGAATGATTGGTTCTTTTTTACTTCGAATACCAGCTGGTAATATACTAAGCGCCATTGGATTCGCAAGATTTAATGCAAATATGAGTTATATATTTTTAATTATAAATATTATATCTAGCGTATTATTTACCTATTATTATGGAATTAAAGGTGCGGCAATTTCAAGCAGTATCATAGTTTGGTCTAGTGGTATAATTAGTAGTTTTTATCTACTAAAAAAAATAAAATAA
- the wecB gene encoding non-hydrolyzing UDP-N-acetylglucosamine 2-epimerase, with protein MKKVMLVFGTRPEAIKMAPLIKELQKSSELKTIVCVTGQHREMLDQVLNLFEIKPDYDLNIMKQGQDLYDVTSLVLTGMRDVLNDAKPNLVLVHGDTSSSTAAALAAFYQQIPVGHIEAGLRTHNIYSPWPEEVNRQITSRIATFHFAPTEKSKQNLINEGIDPSKISVTGNTVIDALIYVLDKINRNSSLEKNIELQLIKSGINESKFTKWINGNRKMVLITGHRRENFGTGFLSICEAIKKLAEIFPKVDFVYPMHLNPNVRKPIAEIFGEKQHEYSNIFFIDPLEYLPFVYLMNLSYLILTDSGGIQEEAPGLGKPVLVMRDTTERPEALEAGVVKLVGSCTNSIIKETSELLNYKELYTSMSGKKNPFGNGDASTIIVQTIINKHFNN; from the coding sequence ATGAAAAAAGTTATGCTTGTTTTCGGAACTAGACCCGAAGCAATAAAAATGGCTCCGCTTATTAAGGAACTACAAAAAAGCAGTGAATTAAAAACCATAGTTTGCGTAACAGGGCAACACCGAGAAATGCTCGATCAGGTTCTTAACCTATTCGAAATCAAGCCCGATTACGACTTAAATATAATGAAGCAAGGGCAAGATTTGTATGATGTTACAAGCCTAGTGCTTACTGGAATGCGAGATGTTTTAAATGATGCTAAACCAAATCTAGTTCTAGTACACGGAGACACCTCCTCTTCTACCGCTGCTGCACTTGCGGCATTCTACCAGCAAATACCTGTTGGTCATATAGAAGCAGGTCTAAGGACTCACAACATCTATAGCCCTTGGCCGGAAGAGGTTAACCGACAAATAACTAGTAGAATAGCAACTTTCCACTTTGCCCCAACCGAAAAATCCAAGCAAAATCTTATAAACGAAGGGATAGACCCTTCAAAAATATCTGTAACTGGAAATACAGTTATTGATGCTCTTATATATGTTCTTGATAAAATTAATAGAAATAGTTCCCTAGAAAAAAATATTGAATTACAACTGATTAAGTCAGGAATAAACGAATCAAAATTTACCAAATGGATTAACGGAAATCGCAAAATGGTACTCATTACTGGTCATAGAAGAGAAAATTTTGGAACAGGATTTTTGAGTATATGTGAAGCTATAAAAAAATTAGCAGAAATATTCCCAAAAGTAGATTTTGTTTACCCGATGCACCTAAATCCAAACGTAAGAAAACCAATTGCCGAAATATTTGGAGAAAAACAACATGAATATTCAAACATCTTTTTTATAGATCCGCTTGAATACTTACCCTTCGTGTATCTCATGAACTTATCCTACTTAATATTAACAGATAGTGGTGGTATTCAAGAAGAAGCTCCTGGTTTAGGCAAACCCGTTTTAGTGATGCGTGACACCACCGAAAGACCAGAAGCACTCGAAGCCGGCGTAGTAAAACTAGTTGGCTCCTGTACCAATTCAATTATTAAAGAAACATCGGAGTTGCTAAATTACAAAGAACTATACACGAGTATGAGTGGTAAAAAAAATCCATTTGGTAATGGAGATGCATCCACTATAATAGTACAAACAATTATAAATAAACATTTTAATAATTAA
- the wecC gene encoding UDP-N-acetyl-D-mannosamine dehydrogenase: MKSLFLGLGYIGLPTAATLAGKGHHVVGVDINPDVVQTINKGLIHIIEPDLDLLVKDVVKNGFLRASTKPEESDTFVVVVPTPFKGNHEPDTSFIEAATRSVLPLLKEGNLFIIESTSPVGTTEKVANLIFSERPELNDKLFIAYCPERVLPGNILHELVNNDRVIGGINEESTNKAVEFYAKFVEGNLHKTNAKTAEMCKLTENSSRDVQIAFANELSLICSKAGIDVWELIKLANKHPRVNILQPGSGVGGHCIAVDPYFITSDYPLESRLISTAREINNYKAFWCAEKVCSSMLEYKLQHGREPKVAIMGLAFKPNIDDLRESPAKYIAQKIMQRFNNDEIMIVEPNVKEHKVFKLTNYQTAYETADIVVFLVAHNQFKTLKPKADTLIIDFCGVFNN; this comes from the coding sequence ATGAAATCGTTATTCTTAGGCCTTGGGTATATAGGGCTACCAACTGCTGCAACTCTTGCAGGCAAGGGACATCACGTTGTTGGCGTAGACATAAACCCAGACGTTGTTCAAACTATTAACAAAGGACTAATCCACATTATAGAGCCAGATTTAGACCTATTGGTTAAAGATGTCGTAAAAAATGGATTCCTTAGAGCCTCCACAAAACCAGAAGAGAGCGATACTTTTGTGGTAGTAGTCCCTACTCCTTTTAAGGGAAACCATGAACCCGATACATCCTTTATAGAAGCAGCCACAAGATCTGTTTTACCTTTATTAAAGGAAGGAAACCTCTTCATCATAGAATCAACATCACCAGTCGGAACAACCGAAAAGGTGGCTAATTTAATATTTAGCGAACGCCCTGAACTTAATGATAAACTATTCATAGCCTACTGTCCCGAGCGTGTTCTTCCTGGCAATATCCTGCATGAACTAGTTAATAACGATCGTGTTATTGGTGGTATCAATGAAGAATCTACTAATAAGGCTGTTGAATTTTATGCAAAGTTTGTAGAAGGGAACCTACATAAAACTAACGCCAAAACAGCCGAAATGTGCAAACTAACGGAAAATTCATCCAGGGATGTACAAATTGCCTTTGCCAACGAATTATCACTTATCTGTAGCAAGGCTGGCATAGACGTTTGGGAGCTGATAAAGTTGGCAAATAAGCACCCACGAGTAAATATATTGCAACCAGGATCTGGTGTTGGTGGACATTGCATTGCTGTTGACCCATACTTTATTACGTCTGATTATCCATTGGAATCTAGGCTGATAAGTACTGCTAGAGAAATAAACAACTATAAAGCATTTTGGTGTGCAGAAAAAGTATGCTCTTCTATGCTAGAATATAAACTGCAGCATGGTAGAGAACCTAAAGTCGCTATAATGGGACTTGCGTTTAAACCCAATATCGACGATCTTAGAGAAAGTCCTGCAAAGTATATTGCTCAAAAAATAATGCAAAGGTTCAACAATGACGAAATTATGATTGTAGAACCTAACGTGAAAGAACACAAGGTGTTCAAACTAACTAACTATCAGACAGCTTACGAAACAGCAGATATAGTTGTATTTCTTGTTGCTCACAACCAATTCAAAACTCTTAAACCTAAAGCAGACACCTTAATTATTGATTTCTGTGGAGTTTTTAACAACTAA
- a CDS encoding UpxY family transcription antiterminator — protein MTPNSDQKDLTKRWLVGYTTPRAEKQVYEKLLKQGYTVFLPLAKASRRWSDRIKIVEIPLFTSYIFVKANSHEIYESLRNTPGLIRYLYIEGKFAEVSDKEIDNIKKFLSKTEGYQFSFEENQTVEIKDGVLKGRRGVVTKLGKDKLQLKIEQFGWVVKAEVFKTQAKVVD, from the coding sequence TTGACACCAAATAGCGACCAAAAAGATCTAACAAAGCGCTGGCTTGTTGGCTACACCACCCCAAGAGCAGAAAAACAGGTTTATGAGAAGCTGCTAAAGCAAGGTTATACAGTGTTTTTACCCCTTGCCAAGGCTTCTCGTAGGTGGAGCGATCGAATAAAAATCGTAGAAATACCTCTTTTTACTTCGTACATATTTGTAAAAGCCAACTCCCACGAAATCTACGAATCACTACGTAATACACCAGGACTTATCAGATATCTTTATATAGAAGGGAAGTTTGCAGAGGTGTCTGATAAGGAAATAGATAATATAAAGAAGTTCCTTTCTAAAACTGAAGGCTATCAATTCTCCTTTGAAGAAAACCAAACCGTTGAAATAAAGGACGGTGTGCTAAAGGGTAGAAGAGGAGTGGTTACCAAACTCGGTAAAGACAAGCTTCAGCTTAAAATAGAGCAGTTTGGGTGGGTAGTAAAAGCAGAAGTTTTCAAAACACAAGCCAAAGTTGTGGACTAA
- a CDS encoding lipopolysaccharide biosynthesis protein, giving the protein MALKKKTLHGFGWSFADNIGNQGITFLVTLVLARLLTPADFGLVAMIAVFTAISNTFIDSGFTTALIRKMDCTQKDYSTVFYFNLAVGFILFIALYFAAPALSIFYKQPELTDITRVLAFGIILSSLSVIQRTILTKRIDFKLQTKVSLISSVLSGGVGVGMAFGGFGVWSLVGQQLGRQLFQSLLLWVMNRWRPSLVFSVDSFRELFGFGSKILASSLLDTIYKNINTLIIGKFFSSATLGYYANADKFQAVFSANLTQTIQRVSYPVLSSIQDESAKLKQAYRKLIINTMMGTFALMLGLAACAKSVILISIGYQWEPVVPYLQLLCLSGMLYPLHAINLNIINVKGRSDLFLKLEVLKKIIAVPVLVVGVFWGVYALLVGMVVTSVVSYFLNSYYSARLIDYPTREQLADIAPLLGISTLVGLVMWSVTFLNWNLFATLAVQLLVGLTLSYVIYDRLKVTEFLELKAVIVGSIKRIRNERR; this is encoded by the coding sequence ATGGCTTTAAAGAAGAAGACGCTGCATGGGTTTGGGTGGAGTTTTGCGGATAATATAGGTAACCAAGGTATTACATTTCTGGTTACGCTCGTTTTAGCAAGGTTGCTTACGCCTGCAGATTTTGGTCTTGTGGCCATGATTGCTGTTTTTACGGCTATTTCTAACACGTTTATAGATAGCGGGTTTACCACTGCGTTAATACGCAAGATGGATTGTACGCAGAAGGATTATAGTACCGTCTTTTATTTTAATTTGGCGGTTGGCTTTATTCTGTTCATAGCGCTCTACTTTGCCGCACCAGCGTTAAGTATTTTTTACAAGCAACCAGAGCTAACAGATATAACTCGAGTTTTGGCTTTTGGCATAATTCTTAGCTCCTTATCCGTAATTCAGCGAACTATACTTACTAAAAGAATAGATTTTAAGCTACAAACGAAAGTTTCCTTGATCTCTTCGGTGCTAAGTGGAGGCGTTGGTGTCGGCATGGCGTTTGGCGGTTTTGGGGTTTGGAGTCTGGTTGGACAGCAGCTTGGGCGACAGCTTTTTCAAAGCTTGCTACTTTGGGTTATGAATCGTTGGCGTCCTTCTTTGGTGTTCAGCGTGGACTCGTTCCGAGAGCTTTTTGGCTTTGGATCAAAAATTCTTGCCTCTTCGCTGCTTGATACTATCTATAAAAATATCAATACGTTGATTATTGGTAAATTCTTTTCGTCGGCCACGTTGGGATACTATGCAAATGCCGATAAGTTTCAGGCTGTTTTTTCTGCAAATCTGACGCAAACAATACAGCGCGTAAGCTATCCAGTCTTATCCTCCATTCAGGACGAATCAGCAAAGTTGAAGCAGGCTTACAGAAAGCTGATTATTAATACGATGATGGGTACATTTGCTTTGATGCTAGGTTTGGCAGCATGCGCAAAATCTGTCATTTTAATATCCATAGGGTATCAATGGGAGCCTGTAGTTCCCTACCTACAGCTTCTTTGCCTATCGGGCATGCTATACCCTCTGCACGCCATCAACCTAAATATTATAAATGTGAAAGGTCGTTCTGATCTCTTTTTGAAGTTAGAAGTTCTTAAGAAGATAATCGCAGTGCCAGTTCTTGTTGTTGGTGTGTTTTGGGGGGTTTATGCGCTTTTAGTAGGCATGGTGGTAACATCTGTAGTATCTTACTTCTTAAATAGCTACTATTCGGCACGCTTGATAGACTATCCTACGCGCGAGCAGCTAGCTGATATTGCTCCGTTGTTGGGTATTTCGACGCTTGTTGGTTTGGTGATGTGGAGCGTTACCTTTCTAAATTGGAATCTTTTTGCAACCTTAGCGGTTCAATTGCTAGTTGGGTTAACTCTCTCATATGTAATATACGACAGACTTAAAGTTACAGAGTTTTTAGAGTTAAAAGCTGTGATTGTTGGTTCTATAAAAAGAATAAGAAATGAACGACGCTAA
- a CDS encoding DegT/DnrJ/EryC1/StrS family aminotransferase, translating to MNDAKKNITVTSPLLPPLEEFMPYLQDIWERHWLTNNGHYHQELERELCEYLGVKYISVFSNGTLALITALQALRITGEVITTPYSFVATTHSLWWNGIKPVFVDVEPKTFNIDPEKIEAAITPKTTAIMPVHVYGNPCNIDKIQQIADTYGLKVIYDAAHAFGVKEGGKSVLNFGDLSILSFHATKVFSTIEGGAIVCHDEKMKQRIDYLKNFGFADEVTVVAPGINAKLNEVQSAFGLMSLKHVDAAIAKRKIISEEYRAGLAGIAGLSFISEVDNVQHNYSYFPIFIDAEKFGMERDELYSALQKDGIYGRRYFYPLISSFSTYRGLPSASVDNLPVANRAANQVICLPLHQNITDEEVDRIIKAIIKR from the coding sequence ATGAACGACGCTAAAAAGAATATAACGGTAACCTCTCCCCTACTTCCTCCTTTAGAGGAGTTTATGCCTTACCTTCAGGATATATGGGAGCGTCATTGGTTGACAAATAATGGGCATTACCACCAGGAGTTAGAACGAGAGCTCTGTGAATATTTGGGGGTTAAGTATATTTCTGTTTTTTCTAATGGAACATTGGCTCTGATTACCGCTTTGCAGGCGCTACGAATTACAGGCGAAGTAATCACAACACCATACAGCTTTGTGGCAACTACACATTCGCTTTGGTGGAATGGTATAAAGCCTGTTTTTGTGGATGTTGAGCCAAAAACATTTAATATCGATCCTGAAAAAATAGAGGCAGCCATAACGCCAAAAACAACGGCCATTATGCCGGTGCACGTGTATGGAAATCCCTGTAATATAGATAAAATTCAGCAGATTGCAGATACCTATGGTTTGAAGGTTATTTACGATGCTGCTCATGCTTTTGGTGTAAAGGAAGGCGGTAAATCGGTTTTAAATTTTGGTGATTTATCGATTTTGAGCTTCCATGCTACTAAGGTTTTTTCTACTATTGAAGGAGGCGCTATCGTATGTCATGACGAAAAGATGAAGCAGCGCATAGACTACCTAAAAAACTTTGGTTTTGCTGATGAGGTAACTGTGGTTGCTCCAGGTATAAATGCAAAGCTAAACGAGGTTCAATCTGCCTTTGGTTTAATGTCTTTAAAGCATGTTGATGCAGCTATCGCAAAGCGTAAAATAATATCAGAGGAATATAGGGCCGGTTTAGCAGGTATCGCTGGCTTATCTTTTATTTCGGAAGTAGATAATGTTCAGCACAACTACTCCTACTTCCCTATTTTTATTGATGCCGAAAAATTTGGAATGGAGCGTGATGAACTTTACTCCGCTCTACAGAAGGATGGAATTTATGGGCGTCGATATTTTTACCCGTTGATTAGTAGTTTTTCCACTTACCGAGGACTTCCTTCTGCTTCTGTTGACAACCTTCCTGTTGCTAACCGTGCAGCAAATCAGGTTATCTGCTTACCGTTGCATCAAAATATTACGGATGAAGAGGTTGACCGAATTATTAAGGCAATTATCAAGAGGTAG
- a CDS encoding glycosyltransferase, whose protein sequence is MKVSVKMLTYNHELYVAQAIEGVLAQVTDFPVELIVGDDASRDATADIIRDYASRYPQIKATLRTANVGMVENFFSLDSEVDGDFIAFCEGDDYWDDPYKLQKQVDFLCKNRDYAIVYTNVRQYVQNVGFKKEIPAASYSGFVLRELLKGAFMSTVTVMVRSSAYNEVKESVYQVISERSLRMIDYPLWIEIASKYKVHHLNDFTAVYRILGESASHSIDPERQIKFIESVLDVISHYSNQFSLAYMAEPGIASKLLTIYRIALIYKLPDTSKYRKQFLKAKSSTLKMKVYNFMARFTLTENILRYLLRTFTK, encoded by the coding sequence ATGAAGGTTTCCGTTAAAATGCTGACCTACAACCATGAACTTTATGTTGCTCAGGCAATAGAAGGTGTTTTGGCGCAGGTTACTGATTTTCCTGTTGAGCTTATAGTTGGGGATGATGCTTCAAGGGACGCAACTGCAGATATTATACGCGATTATGCATCTCGTTACCCGCAAATAAAGGCGACTTTGAGAACTGCCAATGTGGGGATGGTTGAAAATTTTTTTAGCCTAGACTCTGAGGTTGATGGTGATTTTATTGCTTTTTGCGAAGGCGATGACTACTGGGATGATCCCTATAAGCTCCAAAAGCAGGTGGATTTTTTGTGTAAAAATCGGGATTACGCAATTGTTTATACCAATGTAAGGCAGTATGTTCAGAATGTGGGGTTTAAAAAGGAAATCCCTGCGGCTAGCTATTCTGGTTTTGTTTTGAGGGAGCTACTTAAAGGAGCGTTTATGTCAACGGTTACCGTAATGGTTCGTTCCTCTGCCTATAATGAGGTAAAAGAATCGGTATATCAGGTTATCAGCGAGCGCAGCTTAAGAATGATAGACTATCCTCTTTGGATTGAAATAGCAAGCAAGTATAAGGTGCATCATCTTAATGATTTTACTGCTGTTTATCGAATTTTAGGAGAATCAGCTTCTCATTCAATTGATCCTGAGCGACAGATCAAGTTTATAGAGTCGGTACTCGATGTTATTTCCCACTACTCCAATCAGTTTTCGTTAGCTTATATGGCGGAGCCTGGCATTGCCTCTAAGCTTCTGACTATTTACAGAATTGCGTTGATATATAAGTTACCAGATACTTCGAAGTATCGAAAACAGTTTTTAAAAGCCAAAAGCAGCACTTTGAAGATGAAGGTATATAACTTTATGGCTCGTTTTACTTTAACCGAGAATATTTTAAGGTATTTGCTACGAACTTTTACAAAATAA